In Streptomyces sp. NBC_00483, a single window of DNA contains:
- a CDS encoding class F sortase produces MSNWRFADEERPRRRAPWGVLALVLLTGLALVRSGSGEFDSGPPQPASAAADERRAPEPAQAKAARPLSFSPVDRVRIPAIRVDAPVTEVGLDAEGWIDAPPPKEANLAGWFSGAAAPGERGTAVVVGHVDNARGPAVFYGLGSLREGHHVEIRRKDGRTAVFRVYGVEVFAKSRFPGRKVYRSHSTPELRLITCGGHFSKRDGYEGNVVAFARLVSTR; encoded by the coding sequence ATGTCGAACTGGCGCTTCGCGGACGAGGAACGGCCCAGAAGGCGCGCCCCGTGGGGTGTGCTCGCGCTGGTGCTGCTCACCGGGCTCGCACTCGTCCGCAGCGGGTCCGGGGAGTTCGACTCGGGCCCGCCGCAGCCCGCATCTGCGGCAGCCGACGAACGGCGCGCGCCTGAGCCGGCGCAGGCGAAGGCCGCCCGCCCGCTGTCCTTCTCGCCGGTCGACCGGGTCCGGATCCCGGCGATCCGGGTCGACGCACCCGTGACGGAGGTCGGCCTGGACGCGGAGGGCTGGATCGACGCGCCGCCGCCAAAAGAAGCCAATCTGGCGGGCTGGTTCTCGGGCGCCGCGGCGCCAGGCGAGCGGGGCACCGCGGTCGTCGTCGGCCACGTCGACAACGCACGCGGCCCCGCCGTCTTCTACGGCCTGGGCTCGCTGCGCGAGGGCCACCACGTGGAGATCCGCCGCAAGGACGGCAGGACGGCCGTCTTCCGGGTCTACGGGGTCGAGGTGTTCGCGAAGTCCCGTTTTCCGGGCCGCAAGGTCTATCGCTCGCACAGCACACCGGAGCTGCGGCTCATCACGTGCGGCGGCCACTTTTCGAAGCGCGACGGTTACGAGGGGAATGTCGTGGCGTTCGCGCGCCTGGTGTCGACGCGCTGA
- a CDS encoding polysaccharide deacetylase family protein codes for MTKHQDTTGRRALLRGVTAVGLAALTGCAGPDRQGAAPDPAGGAARPVREPSMYRLRPIAGPGGPRRAALKVRKAPILSLGTDPGDRAMALTFDDGPDPAYTPEILRILREHDVRATFLVCGDRARESPDLLRRMADEGHVIGNHTWTHPLLLKLDRTRIRAEIERTCELIERTIGEPPLWFRAPYGAWNRNVFELGTELGMEPLAWTVDSLDWDNPGAPTVISRVVNRAAPGVIVLNHDAGGDRSQTLTAVRSYLPRLLDAGYRMTVPRPYGV; via the coding sequence ATGACAAAGCATCAGGACACCACGGGACGGCGCGCGTTGCTGCGCGGCGTCACCGCCGTCGGCCTGGCCGCGCTCACCGGCTGCGCGGGACCCGACCGGCAGGGCGCCGCCCCGGACCCGGCGGGCGGGGCCGCCCGACCCGTACGCGAGCCGTCCATGTACCGGCTGCGCCCGATCGCCGGACCGGGCGGTCCGCGGCGCGCGGCCCTGAAGGTGCGCAAGGCGCCCATCCTGAGCCTCGGCACCGATCCCGGCGACCGCGCCATGGCGCTCACCTTCGACGACGGCCCCGACCCCGCGTACACCCCCGAGATCCTGCGGATCCTGCGCGAGCACGACGTGCGCGCGACGTTCCTCGTGTGCGGGGACCGGGCGCGGGAGAGCCCCGACCTGCTGCGCAGGATGGCCGACGAAGGACATGTCATCGGCAACCACACCTGGACGCACCCCTTGCTCCTGAAGCTGGACAGGACGCGGATCCGCGCCGAGATCGAGCGCACCTGCGAGCTCATCGAGCGGACCATCGGCGAGCCTCCGCTCTGGTTCCGGGCGCCCTACGGTGCGTGGAACCGGAACGTCTTCGAGCTGGGGACCGAACTCGGCATGGAGCCCCTGGCCTGGACCGTGGACTCGCTCGACTGGGACAACCCCGGCGCCCCGACGGTGATCTCCCGGGTCGTGAACCGGGCGGCCCCCGGCGTGATCGTCCTCAACCACGACGCGGGAGGCGACCGCTCCCAGACACTCACCGCCGTACGCAGCTATCTGCCGCGCCTGCTAGACGCCGGGTACCGGATGACGGTTCCGCGCCCGTACGGCGTGTGA
- a CDS encoding universal stress protein, which yields MTEDQPHQFERGTDGPKVIVVGVDGSDSSFRAAAYAGGLARRQHALLAVVYVQPVMTSGAALGVPVAETTDEIAEGLIAYIREATERVKGIYDVRWEFHTFRGDPFNGLVTAADELKADAVVVGASEQAGHRIVGSVAVRLVKAGRWPVTVVP from the coding sequence GTGACCGAAGATCAACCACATCAGTTCGAACGTGGCACCGACGGACCGAAAGTGATCGTCGTCGGTGTCGACGGATCCGATTCCTCGTTCCGCGCGGCGGCCTACGCAGGGGGCCTGGCCCGCAGGCAGCACGCGCTGCTCGCCGTGGTCTACGTGCAACCCGTGATGACGAGCGGGGCCGCGCTCGGGGTGCCCGTCGCCGAGACGACCGACGAGATCGCGGAGGGGCTCATCGCCTACATCCGCGAGGCCACGGAGCGGGTCAAGGGCATATACGACGTGCGCTGGGAGTTCCACACCTTCCGCGGCGACCCGTTCAACGGCCTGGTCACGGCCGCCGACGAGTTGAAGGCGGACGCGGTGGTGGTCGGTGCATCGGAACAGGCGGGACACCGCATCGTCGGCTCGGTCGCCGTACGCCTGGTGAAGGCGGGCCGCTGGCCGGTCACGGTCGTCCCCTAA
- a CDS encoding amino acid permease gives MTVPPKISRGQGVLRRKPIEQIEDTESGGKLTRSLGLWQLTAIGVGGIIGAGIFTLAGTVANGTAGPAVLISFLIAGVASAAAALSYAEFAGMIPKAGSAYTYGYAVLGEIVGWFIGWDLLLEYTAIVAVVAIGISGYFSFLLGEMGVDLPSWMLGAPGTGGGHKVDLFAAALCLLIAWLLNMGMKNAARFETFVVILKVLVVLLVIGVGVFHINSDNYTPFFPFGVSGAFTGAATVFFAVFGYDAMSTAAEESKDAQRHMPKAIIYSLIISMILYVLACLVLTGMQNYKDIDPESGFSTAFKSVGLSGLADVIAVGAIIGILTVMFTFMMGVTRVWFAMSRDGLLPKWFAKTHPTRHVPTRVTWIVGVASALIAGFLPIGEAAELTNIGILLAFVVVCVAVIVLRYRQPELPRSFRTPAMPFVPVLGIIFSIWLITFLQWQTWVRFAVWFLIGLVIYFGYSYRKSELARTSD, from the coding sequence ATGACCGTCCCCCCGAAGATCTCGAGAGGGCAGGGCGTACTGCGCCGTAAGCCCATCGAGCAGATCGAGGACACGGAGTCCGGCGGAAAGCTCACCCGCTCCCTCGGCCTGTGGCAGCTCACCGCGATCGGCGTCGGCGGCATCATCGGCGCGGGCATCTTCACCCTCGCCGGCACCGTCGCGAACGGTACGGCGGGGCCCGCGGTCCTCATCTCGTTCCTCATCGCGGGTGTCGCGAGCGCGGCCGCGGCCCTCTCGTACGCCGAGTTCGCCGGGATGATTCCGAAGGCCGGGTCCGCGTACACGTACGGCTACGCCGTGCTCGGCGAGATCGTCGGCTGGTTCATCGGCTGGGACCTGCTCCTGGAGTACACGGCGATCGTCGCGGTCGTCGCCATCGGTATCTCCGGCTACTTCAGCTTCCTGCTGGGCGAGATGGGTGTCGACCTGCCCAGCTGGATGCTGGGCGCGCCGGGCACCGGCGGCGGCCACAAGGTCGACCTGTTCGCCGCGGCGCTGTGTCTGCTCATCGCGTGGCTGCTGAACATGGGCATGAAGAACGCGGCCCGCTTCGAGACCTTCGTGGTCATCCTCAAGGTCCTCGTCGTGCTGCTCGTCATCGGCGTCGGCGTCTTCCACATCAACTCGGACAACTACACGCCGTTCTTCCCGTTCGGCGTCAGCGGCGCGTTCACGGGCGCGGCCACGGTCTTCTTCGCGGTCTTCGGCTACGACGCCATGTCGACGGCGGCCGAGGAGTCGAAGGACGCGCAGCGCCACATGCCGAAGGCGATCATCTACTCGCTCATCATCTCGATGATCCTGTACGTGCTCGCCTGCCTCGTCCTGACCGGTATGCAGAACTACAAGGACATCGACCCGGAGAGCGGGTTCTCGACCGCGTTCAAGTCGGTGGGCCTGAGCGGCCTCGCGGACGTGATCGCGGTGGGCGCGATCATCGGCATCCTCACCGTGATGTTCACGTTCATGATGGGCGTCACGCGCGTGTGGTTCGCCATGTCGCGCGACGGCCTGCTGCCGAAGTGGTTCGCGAAGACCCACCCGACGCGGCACGTGCCGACCCGTGTGACGTGGATCGTCGGCGTCGCCTCGGCGCTCATCGCCGGGTTCCTGCCGATCGGCGAGGCGGCCGAACTCACCAACATCGGCATCCTGTTGGCGTTCGTCGTGGTCTGCGTCGCGGTGATCGTGCTGCGCTACCGCCAGCCGGAGCTGCCGCGCTCCTTCCGTACGCCCGCCATGCCGTTCGTGCCCGTCTTGGGCATCATCTTCTCGATCTGGCTGATCACGTTCCTGCAGTGGCAGACGTGGGTGCGGTTCGCCGTGTGGTTCCTGATCGGTCTGGTCATCTACTTCGGCTACTCCTACCGGAAGTCCGAATTGGCCCGTACATCCGACTGA
- a CDS encoding sigma-70 family RNA polymerase sigma factor, producing MTTALTTPTTTEEDLAQVQREHGGPLFSFLLRLCDGDAQRAEDLVQETYVRAWQHPEALDPRYESVRPWLFTVGRRLAIDARRARLSRPAEVGDAVLENARVCADHAERSAAALDVREAVATLSPEHRAVLLEVYFKGASVAEAARALGIPTGTVKSRAYYALRALRRVLPGYASDLR from the coding sequence ATGACGACGGCGCTCACGACACCCACGACGACGGAGGAGGACCTCGCCCAGGTCCAGCGGGAGCACGGCGGTCCGCTGTTCTCGTTCCTGCTGCGCCTGTGCGACGGTGACGCCCAGCGCGCGGAGGACCTGGTGCAGGAGACGTACGTACGCGCCTGGCAGCATCCGGAGGCCCTCGACCCGCGCTACGAGTCGGTGCGGCCCTGGCTGTTCACGGTCGGGCGGCGGCTCGCCATCGACGCCCGCAGGGCCCGGCTCTCCCGGCCCGCCGAGGTGGGCGACGCCGTCCTGGAGAACGCCCGCGTGTGCGCGGACCACGCGGAGCGTTCGGCGGCCGCGCTCGACGTGCGGGAGGCCGTGGCGACCCTCTCCCCCGAACACCGTGCCGTACTGCTCGAGGTCTACTTCAAGGGCGCCAGTGTGGCGGAAGCCGCACGCGCACTCGGCATCCCCACCGGTACCGTGAAGTCCCGTGCGTATTACGCGTTGCGGGCGTTGCGGCGTGTACTTCCGGGTTATGCATCCGACCTGCGATGA
- a CDS encoding sensor histidine kinase — protein sequence MSGTVTAVLIALCPLLLGAGFLLGRRTAHPDGRSDVGTPVERATFETLHTASLAAPALRAGLTEDTARKSARRLRTLLGTDALAVTNRSTVLAWDGAAEHAHAAQVMERVGPVLAGGRSAAFGCGCPNDDCPLRWAVAAPVVADGRVLGAVVAYAARESAVLARATDEVARWVSVQLELAELDRSRTRLIEAEIKALRAQISPHFIFNSLAAIASFVRTDPERARELLLEFADFTRYSFRRHGDFTTLADELHSIDQYLALVRARFGDRLSVTLQIAPEVLPVTLPFLCLQPLVENAVKHGLEGAVTRSRISIGATDAGAEAEVVIEDDGVGMNPGELRAILRGEGGQGHGIGLSNVDERLRQVFGDAYGLVIETAEGAGMKITIRIPKYRAGVYAP from the coding sequence GTGAGCGGCACCGTCACCGCGGTCCTCATCGCCCTGTGCCCCCTCCTGCTCGGCGCCGGATTCCTGCTCGGGCGGCGCACCGCGCATCCAGACGGACGCAGCGACGTCGGCACGCCCGTGGAGCGCGCCACCTTCGAGACCCTGCACACCGCCTCGCTCGCCGCTCCGGCGTTGCGCGCGGGCCTCACCGAGGACACCGCCCGCAAGTCCGCGCGCCGCCTGCGTACGCTGCTCGGCACCGACGCCCTCGCCGTCACCAACCGCTCCACGGTCCTCGCCTGGGACGGTGCGGCCGAACACGCCCACGCGGCCCAGGTGATGGAGCGGGTGGGCCCGGTGCTGGCCGGTGGCCGCAGCGCCGCGTTCGGCTGCGGCTGCCCGAACGACGACTGCCCGCTGCGGTGGGCGGTGGCGGCGCCCGTGGTCGCGGACGGCCGGGTGCTCGGCGCCGTCGTCGCCTACGCGGCCCGCGAGTCCGCGGTGCTCGCCCGCGCCACCGACGAGGTCGCCCGCTGGGTGTCGGTCCAGCTCGAACTCGCCGAACTGGACCGCTCCCGCACCCGTCTCATCGAGGCGGAGATCAAGGCGCTGCGCGCGCAGATCTCGCCGCACTTCATCTTCAACTCCCTCGCGGCGATCGCCTCGTTCGTTCGCACGGACCCCGAGCGAGCTCGCGAACTCCTCCTGGAATTCGCCGACTTCACTCGCTACTCGTTCCGCCGCCACGGCGACTTCACCACGCTCGCCGACGAACTCCACTCCATCGACCAGTACTTGGCGCTGGTGCGCGCCCGCTTCGGCGACCGGCTCTCCGTCACCCTGCAGATCGCCCCGGAGGTCCTCCCGGTCACTCTGCCGTTCCTCTGTCTGCAGCCGCTCGTCGAGAACGCGGTCAAGCACGGCCTGGAGGGCGCCGTCACCCGCAGCCGTATCTCGATCGGTGCCACCGACGCGGGAGCCGAGGCCGAGGTCGTCATCGAGGACGACGGCGTCGGCATGAACCCCGGCGAACTCCGGGCGATCCTGCGCGGCGAGGGCGGCCAGGGGCACGGCATCGGCCTGTCGAACGTCGACGAACGCCTGCGCCAGGTCTTCGGCGACGCGTACGGCCTGGTGATCGAGACCGCGGAGGGTGCGGGCATGAAGATCACGATCCGCATCCCGAAGTACCGGGCGGGCGTGTACGCGCCGTAG